The Brassica rapa cultivar Chiifu-401-42 unplaced genomic scaffold, CAAS_Brap_v3.01 Scaffold1096, whole genome shotgun sequence nucleotide sequence tcataaaagtactaggagcattggttaatccaaaaggcatgactaaccactcatacaacccatgcttagtcttaaaggctgttttccactcatctccctctttcattctaatttgatgatatccactcttcaaatctatcttagaaaagacactagaaccatgcaattcatcaagcatatcatctaatctaggaatagggtggcgatacttcactgttatgttgttgattgctctacaatcaacacacatgcgccagctcccatctttcttaggcacaaggagcacagGCACAGCACAGGGGCTCATACTCTCACGGATAtggcctttctccatcagttcctcaaCCTGTCTTTGTAGCTCCTTAGTTTCCACAGGATTAGTTCTGTATGCTGGTCTGTTGGGAAGAGTAGCTTCTGgtacaaaatcaatctgatgctcaatccctcgAATAGGTGGCAAACCTATGGGATTATCTTCTGGAAATACATCCTggtattcctgtaaaagagctgACATCTCACTCGGATACACCGGTGTACAATCAGTTAGAGATAAAAGAGattctttaaaataaataagagaaCCGATTGATGAGAATAAAGAGATCTTTTGATTTCACTAGCTTTAGCATAGAAGTTGTGTTGCTTATctggtttgagatcaatctctttctttttctgaagctgaagctgatcTTCATGCACTTCTTTAGGAGTTAGAGGTACCAAGACAGTTCGCTTGCCGTTGAActcaaaagaatgtttgttggtgaagccatcatggaTGACACGCctatcaaactgccaaggccttccCAGTAGTATGTCGGCTGGCTTCCATGGGTATCACATTCACA carries:
- the LOC117131642 gene encoding uncharacterized protein LOC117131642, which gives rise to MRVSTQPADILLGRPWQFDRRVIHDGFTNKHSFEFNGKRTVLVPLTPKEVHEDQLQLQKKKEIDLKPDKQHNFYAKAKSLLSLTDCTPVYPSEMSALLQEYQDVFPEDNPIGLPPIRGIEHQIDFVPEATLPNRPAYRTNPVETKELQRQVEELMEKGHIRESMSPCAVPVLLVCLW